CCAGGGGACATTCCCACGGATGAAGCCGGCTATATTTTGGGCGATATCCCAGTACCTGTCCGCTATCGACAAGATTTCACCACGACGACTCCCGACGAAGTCGACTATGTGGCCGTCTCCCCTGTACAAATCATCTCCGTGGCCACTTCTTTGATCCCATTTATCGAACATGACGATGCTAACCGTGCCCTGATGGGCTCAAACATGCAGCGTCAAGCGGTGCCATTGCTAAAGCCTGAGCGTCCCTTGGTTGGTACTGGTTTAGAGGCTCAAGCCGCTCGAGATTCAGGCATGGTCATCGTTAGCCTTACGGATGGTGAAGTGACCCACGTTGACGCCAATCAAATCCGTATTCGAGATGCTGAAGGCATCGAACATAAATACGTTCTCCAGAAATATCAACGGTCCAACCAAGATACCTGTCTGAATCAGCGCCCTCTTGTTTTCCATGGGGACCCGATCAAAGCCGGCCAAGTCATTGCCGATGGCTCTGCCACTGAGGGGGGGGAGATTGCCTTAGGGCAAAATATTCTAGTAGCCTATATGCCCTGGGAAGGCTATAACTACGAAGATGCCATCCTCATCAGCGAACGGCTGGTGTATGACGACGTTTACACGTCTATTCACATCGAGAAGTATGAAATTGAGGCGCGACAGACCAAATTAGGCCCAGAGGAAATCACTCGAGAAATTCCCAACGTCGGTGAAGACTCTCTACGTCAGCTGGATGAAACCGGTATTATTCGCATCGGTGCCTGGGTAGAGGCCGGAGATATTCTCGTCGGCAAAGTAACTCCCAAGGGAGAATCTGACCAGCCCCCAGAAGAAAAGTTACTACGAGCTATTTTCGGAGAGAAGGCTCGCGATGTGCGAGATAACTCATTACGGGTACCCAACGGTGAAAAAGGTCGCGTGGTAGATGTTCGCGTGTTTACCCGTGAACAGGGTGATGAACTTCCTCCCGGGGCCAACATGGTCGTGCGAGTCTATGTTGCCCAAAAACGCAAGATCCAGGTGGGTGACAAAATGGCTGGTCGCCATGGCAACAAAGGGATTATTTCCCGAATCCTGCCGGTTGAGGATATGCCCTACCTGCCCGATGGCACACCTATTGATATCGCCCTTAACCCCCTAGGGGTTCCTTCCAGGATGAACGTGGGTCAGGTATTCGAGTGTCTTCTAGGTTGGGCTGCAGAAAACCTGAATGCCCGTTTCAAAATCACGCCATTCGACGAAATGTATGGTGGAGAGGCATCTCGTAACAGTACCCACAACAAACTCCAGGAAGCTCGCGACACCAAAGCTCAAGATTGGGTCTTCAACCCCGAAGATCCCGGCAAGATTCAACTCTATGACGGGCGTACCGGGGAACCCTTCGATCGCCCTGTTACAGTTGGTAAGGCCTACATGCTGAAGCTGGTGCACTTGGTGGACGACAAGATCCACGCCCGTTCCACAGGCCCTTATTCCTTAGTGACTCAGCAGCCCTTGGGTGGTAAGGCCCAGCAAGGTGGTCAGCGCTTTGGTGAGATGGAGGTGTGGGCTCTAGAAGCCTTTGGTGCTGCCTATACTCTGCAAGAGCTCCTAACGGTCAAATCGGATGATATGCAAGGGCGCAATGAGGCTCTCAATGCCATCGTCAAAGGCAAAGCCATCCCCAGACCTGGTACTCCCGAGTCTTTCAAGGTGCTGATGCGGGAACTACAATCCCTCTGCCTAGATGTGGCCGTGCATAAAGTAGAAACCCGTGAGGATGGTACCAGCCGAGATGTTGAAGTTGACCTAATGGCAGACGTCAGTAATCGCCGTACCCCCTCCCGTCCAACCTATGAGTCCATTACCCGGGAAGAACTAGAAGGGATTGAAGAATAGTTACTCTGCCAGGCACTAGAGGTCATACTCTGCCTATGTTGGCTCTGAGTAAACTGGCCACTAGTGCCTCCGTCCCCCATTCACTATTTGCGTAGAAGGAAGTCAGTCAGCATGCCTAAGCTCGAACAGCGGTTTGATTACGTCAAAATTGGCCTTGCTTCTCCCGAACGAATTCGCCAATGGGGCGAGCGCACTCTTCCCAATGGCATGGTAGTGGGAGAGGTGACCAAGCCGGAAACCATTAATTACCGAACTCTCAAGCCTGAGATGGATGGCTTGTTCTGTGAACGGATCTTCGGGCCAGCAAAAGACTGGGAGTGCCACTGTGGCAAATACAAGCGGGT
This portion of the Halomicronema hongdechloris C2206 genome encodes:
- the rpoB gene encoding DNA-directed RNA polymerase subunit beta, encoding MTDQTYTPATFVLPDLVEIQRSSFRWFLEEGLIEELESFSPITDYTGKLELHFLGKDYQLKSPKYAVDEAKRRDATYAVQMYVPTRLINKETGEIKEQEVFIGDLPLMTDRGTFIINGAERVIVNQIVRSPGVYYKAETDKNGRRTYNANLIPNRGAWLKFETDKNDLVWVRIDKTRKLSAQVLLKALGLSDNEIFDQLRHPEYFQKTIEKEGQFSEEEALLELYRKLRPGEPPTVSGGQQLLESRFFEPKRYDLGRVGRYKINRKLHLSVPDTVRVLTPQDILAAIDYLINLEFDIGSIDDIDHLGNRRVRSVGELLQNQVRVGLNRLERIIRERMTVSDADSLTPASLVNPKPLVAAIKEFFGSSQLSQFMDQTNPLAELTHKRRLSALGPGGLTRERAGFAVRDIHPSHYGRICPIETPEGPNAGLIGSLATHARVNEFGFIETPFHKVDNGRVRKDLPPIYMTADEEDDLRVAPGDIPTDEAGYILGDIPVPVRYRQDFTTTTPDEVDYVAVSPVQIISVATSLIPFIEHDDANRALMGSNMQRQAVPLLKPERPLVGTGLEAQAARDSGMVIVSLTDGEVTHVDANQIRIRDAEGIEHKYVLQKYQRSNQDTCLNQRPLVFHGDPIKAGQVIADGSATEGGEIALGQNILVAYMPWEGYNYEDAILISERLVYDDVYTSIHIEKYEIEARQTKLGPEEITREIPNVGEDSLRQLDETGIIRIGAWVEAGDILVGKVTPKGESDQPPEEKLLRAIFGEKARDVRDNSLRVPNGEKGRVVDVRVFTREQGDELPPGANMVVRVYVAQKRKIQVGDKMAGRHGNKGIISRILPVEDMPYLPDGTPIDIALNPLGVPSRMNVGQVFECLLGWAAENLNARFKITPFDEMYGGEASRNSTHNKLQEARDTKAQDWVFNPEDPGKIQLYDGRTGEPFDRPVTVGKAYMLKLVHLVDDKIHARSTGPYSLVTQQPLGGKAQQGGQRFGEMEVWALEAFGAAYTLQELLTVKSDDMQGRNEALNAIVKGKAIPRPGTPESFKVLMRELQSLCLDVAVHKVETREDGTSRDVEVDLMADVSNRRTPSRPTYESITREELEGIEE